Part of the Halobaculum halobium genome, GTGTAGCCGTCGGTGTCGAGGTAGTTGTTCGCCACCGCAATCGCGTGGTCCGCGTGGATCGCCTCGGGACCGAGCCTGACCCGTCGGTCGGCGCGCTCGGCGAGGAGCTCGGCCTCTCGGCCGGTGAAATCCGAGTGGTCCGAGAGCACGAACACCGGATCCGCCGGCGGCGACGCCTCCGCGACCGGGGTACCGTTCTCGTGGAGTTGTACGACGGTCCCGTCGAGCGCGTCGAGCGTCTCTGCCAGTCCCATCCGGTACAGTTCGACCCCGGGCGACACCTCGGCGGGCATGTGGCCGATGGCATCCTGGCGTGAGTCGAGCGCGTCCCGGACGCGGGCGGCGGTCGTGCGCTCGTCGGGGTGGAGCCCACGGGCGGTGGCGCCCGAGAACCGGACGGTGTACTCGTCGCCGAGCACGAGGTGGACGCGGCTGTCCTCGCGGATGCCGTGCGAGAGAAACAGGCCGGCGTTGACGCAGCGACACAGCAGGTCGAGGCGCCCCGCCCCGCCCGCGAGATCGTCAAGGTTGAACTCGGGCGTTGTCGGAGCTTCGTGGCCGCAGACGACGAACTGGCGCATGAACGGCATCGGTCCGCAGGGCCAATCGGCGTTCCGATCGCACCTCGAACGATACACCCGACAGACATTACCGCCACCAACAGCAATAAATATAAATAGATGAGCAAACCAAGGTTCCATATCCCACTTTGGGTAGCACAACCATGACAGAAGACGACATCACTCGCGTATTCGACCGGATGAACCGGCGCACGTTCCTGACGGGAACCGGCGCAGCGGGCGTCGCGGCCGTCTCCGGCTGTCTCGGCGGAGACAGCGGCCAAAGTGACGGCGAAACCACCGAATCGGGCTCCGACAGCGGTTCGGACACCGATTCCGACAGCGGCTCGGGCGGCGATTCGGGCAGCATGAGCGGCGGCACGCTCAACCTCGCGCTCGTCAAGAGCCCGCTCGAGTTCGACCCGATCGTGCTCAACGACGTTCCGTCCGACCAAGTGGCCAGCCAGATCTTCGAGGGGCTGTATACGTACGACGAGGGAACCGGCGTCGTCCCCGAACTGGCGACGGGCGAGCCCGAGGTCAACGACGACGGAACCGTGTACACGGTGACGATGACGACGGAGGCGACGTTCTCGAACGGCGATCCCGTCACCCCCGAGGACGTGAAGTACAGCTTCGAGGCCCCGGTCGCCGAGGAGACCGAGAACGCCTCGGAGTTCAACATGATCGACTCGGTCGAGACGGAGGGCGACGACACGATCGTGTTCAACCTGAAGTACCCCTACGGGCCGTTCATGAACACGCTCGCCGCCGGCCGTATCGTCCCGATGTCCGTCCGCGAGGACGACAAGGACGCGTTCAACACGGAGATGCCCGTCGGCTCGGGACCGTTCGTCTTCGACGGCTGGCAGGAGGGCGACTACGTCGATCTCGTCCGCAACGAGGACTACTGGGGCGAGCCGATGGCGAACCTCGAGAAGGTCCACTTCACGCCGATCACGGAGGCGACGACCCGCGTCACCACGCTCCGGAACGGCGAGAACGACGTGGT contains:
- the trmY gene encoding tRNA (pseudouridine(54)-N(1))-methyltransferase TrmY, with amino-acid sequence MRQFVVCGHEAPTTPEFNLDDLAGGAGRLDLLCRCVNAGLFLSHGIREDSRVHLVLGDEYTVRFSGATARGLHPDERTTAARVRDALDSRQDAIGHMPAEVSPGVELYRMGLAETLDALDGTVVQLHENGTPVAEASPPADPVFVLSDHSDFTGREAELLAERADRRVRLGPEAIHADHAIAVANNYLDTDGYTRY